In Ctenopharyngodon idella isolate HZGC_01 chromosome 1, HZGC01, whole genome shotgun sequence, a single genomic region encodes these proteins:
- the LOC127518316 gene encoding microfibril-associated glycoprotein 4-like isoform X1, whose translation MAMLLLAALIPVLLGCECDRDVDKLVDCSDIYKSGQNLSGIYSIYPAGDFPVWVYCDMISGGKDEDKGGWTVIQRRMDGSVNFYRPWNQYKRGFGKVESEYWLGLENMYQLTRNRKYVLRVDLEDFEGRKGFALYSSFSVDCECVGYQLRVSGFTDGGAGDSLSVHNDQKFSTFDKDQDSDKTNCAKVYLGAFWYAACHYTNPNGVYLWGEDPTHYAIGVVWSTWKNYAVSMKSISMKIKRVS comes from the exons ATGGCA ATGTTGTTGTTGGCGGCTCTCATCCCTGTTTTACTGGGCTGTGAGTGTGATCGTGATGTAGACAAGCTGGTCGACTGTTCTGACATCTATAAATCAGGACAAAACCTCAGTGGGATTTACTCCATCTATCCAGCAGGTGACTTTCCTGTCTGGGTTTACTGTGACATGATCTCAGGTGGGAAAGATGAAGATAAAGGAGGATGGACG GTGATTCAGAGGAGAATGGACGGCAGTGTGAATTTCTATCGGCCGTGGAATCAGTACAAGAGAGGATTTGGGAAAGTGGAGAGTGAATACTGGCTGG ggCTGGAGAACATGTACCAGCTGACACGTAACAGGAAGTACGTGCTGAGAGTGGATCTGGAGGACTTTGAAGGAAGGAAAGGTTTTGCTCTGTACTCGTCCTTCTCTGTGGATTGTGAATGTGTCGGATATCAGCTGCGTGTTTCAGGATTCACTGATGGAGGAGCAG GCGACTCTTTATCTGTTCATAATGATCAGAAGTTCTCCACCTTTGACAAAGACCAAGACTCCGATAAGACAAACTGTGCCAAAGTGTATCTCGGGGCATTTTGGTACGCAGCCTGTCACTATACAAACCCCAACGGTGTGTATTTATGGGGAGAAGATCCCACCCATTACGCCATTGGTGTTGTTTGGTCAACCTGGAAGAATTATGCTGTCAGTATGAAATCCATCAGCATGAAGATCAAACGTGTGTCTTAG
- the LOC127518316 gene encoding microfibril-associated glycoprotein 4-like isoform X2, which yields MAMLLLAALIPVLLGCECDRDVDKLVDCSDIYKSGQNLSGIYSIYPAGDFPVWVYCDMISGGKDEDKGGWTVIQRRMDGSVNFYRPWNQYKRGFGKVESEYWLGLENMYQLTRNRKYVLRVDLEDFEGRKGFALYSSFSVDCECVGYQLRVSGFTDGGAGDSLSVHNDQKFSTFDKDQDSDKTNCAKVYLGAFWYAACHYTNPNGVYLWGEDPTHYAIGVVWSTWKNYAVSMKSISMKIKRVS from the exons ATGTTGTTGTTGGCGGCTCTCATCCCTGTTTTACTGGGCTGTGAGTGTGATCGTGATGTAGACAAGCTGGTCGACTGTTCTGACATCTATAAATCAGGACAAAACCTCAGTGGGATTTACTCCATCTATCCAGCAGGTGACTTTCCTGTCTGGGTTTACTGTGACATGATCTCAGGTGGGAAAGATGAAGATAAAGGAGGATGGACG GTGATTCAGAGGAGAATGGACGGCAGTGTGAATTTCTATCGGCCGTGGAATCAGTACAAGAGAGGATTTGGGAAAGTGGAGAGTGAATACTGGCTGG ggCTGGAGAACATGTACCAGCTGACACGTAACAGGAAGTACGTGCTGAGAGTGGATCTGGAGGACTTTGAAGGAAGGAAAGGTTTTGCTCTGTACTCGTCCTTCTCTGTGGATTGTGAATGTGTCGGATATCAGCTGCGTGTTTCAGGATTCACTGATGGAGGAGCAG GCGACTCTTTATCTGTTCATAATGATCAGAAGTTCTCCACCTTTGACAAAGACCAAGACTCCGATAAGACAAACTGTGCCAAAGTGTATCTCGGGGCATTTTGGTACGCAGCCTGTCACTATACAAACCCCAACGGTGTGTATTTATGGGGAGAAGATCCCACCCATTACGCCATTGGTGTTGTTTGGTCAACCTGGAAGAATTATGCTGTCAGTATGAAATCCATCAGCATGAAGATCAAACGTGTGTCTTAG
- the LOC127518316 gene encoding microfibril-associated glycoprotein 4-like isoform X3 → MPFDCSDAYKAGETLSGIYSIYPAGDTPVWVYCDMISDGKDEDKGGWTVIQRRMDGSVNFYRPWNQYKRGFGKVESEYWLGLENMYQLTRNRKYVLRVDLEDFEGRKGFALYSSFSVDCECVGYQLRVSGFTDGGAGDSLSVHNDQKFSTFDKDQDSDKTNCAKVYLGAFWYAACHYTNPNGVYLWGEDPTHYAIGVVWSTWKNYAVSMKSISMKIKRVS, encoded by the exons ATGCCATTTGACTGTTCTGATGCCTATAAAGCAGGAGAAACGCTCAGTGGGATTTACTCCATCTATCCAGCAGGTGACACTCCTGTCTGGGTTTACTGTGACATGATCTCAGATGGTAAAGATGAAGATAAAGGAGGATGGACG GTGATTCAGAGGAGAATGGACGGCAGTGTGAATTTCTATCGGCCGTGGAATCAGTACAAGAGAGGATTTGGGAAAGTGGAGAGTGAATACTGGCTGG ggCTGGAGAACATGTACCAGCTGACACGTAACAGGAAGTACGTGCTGAGAGTGGATCTGGAGGACTTTGAAGGAAGGAAAGGTTTTGCTCTGTACTCGTCCTTCTCTGTGGATTGTGAATGTGTCGGATATCAGCTGCGTGTTTCAGGATTCACTGATGGAGGAGCAG GCGACTCTTTATCTGTTCATAATGATCAGAAGTTCTCCACCTTTGACAAAGACCAAGACTCCGATAAGACAAACTGTGCCAAAGTGTATCTCGGGGCATTTTGGTACGCAGCCTGTCACTATACAAACCCCAACGGTGTGTATTTATGGGGAGAAGATCCCACCCATTACGCCATTGGTGTTGTTTGGTCAACCTGGAAGAATTATGCTGTCAGTATGAAATCCATCAGCATGAAGATCAAACGTGTGTCTTAG